From the genome of Homalodisca vitripennis isolate AUS2020 unplaced genomic scaffold, UT_GWSS_2.1 ScUCBcl_8116;HRSCAF=16092, whole genome shotgun sequence:
CATAAGTTTTTTGTACTTATTGATAAACTAGCAAGTATAATCTTGATGAAATTTTGAAAGATCAGAAAAAagtaattagaataaattatttacctttCTCAATCTCCTAAGAGGTTTAATACATTAAACCTTAATATTTATGGCCTGACACAGATTACGACTATAATGTCTCTGGGCTTCAGCGATGGTAGAGAATAAGTGTTTAAGGAACTAAATCTCTTGTTTCTCCAGGAGAACTCCAGCTTAAGGATCTTTTAGctctcaaacaaaattaaatttggtcaTACAATTTGGAAAAGAACTACAACATGTTTTGTATTCCACTGATGCCAGGattatttcaaaaacttattGCATCCaatgttgttataaaataaatataaaacaagattcTCATGAAGACAAAACTGACTATCTCTGGTCTTACCGGATCATGTGGGCAAGCTGGGCAAACCTTGAGAGAGACTGCTCGCAAAGACCGCACATTGCCATTCTTCTTGATCTCTTTATGGAGCTCCATATGCACTTTAACCACATTGTTATCCATCATTGCCTAAATCAGAAGCAAACATATTTTAGCTTTAAATATGTGACTGGATTTTTAATTACTTCCAGGCTAAGAACCTAATAGTTTCGTAACCAAGTCATTGGTAAGGAGTTAGTACCATGTGTCCCAGAAGACCCTCACACTcctaataatacaattataaaaacgatTTCGTACgttataaaaactaacaaaaattgtCCCATTCACTTCAATTATCCAAAtagaaaatcataaaattttccTGGTATGAATATTTTCCGTAATTAGAAAAACTACAGCagcttataacaaaaattatattttatggttataaaaagttagcaatattaactatatttcccagttttcagttatttaaatctaaactatAAATTTTGTGAAGGAAATATCTATCTTACAGTATTTTaggtccaaaatatttttttatatttttgaacaatcCAACTGTAATGTAGTGTTTAAGGAAATTGCtagtttttcaataaactttggcatataatttatatatttagtttttcacatttattattttaagtttaaatataatagataGAGTATGGAATGGGAACTCAGATATATATTCTCAGCCCTGTTGTATATGATGTTGTCTTATACTGTACAGTTATATAAGGAACATCATgatgattaatataataataaaagcattCATCACATGCCTACTTACTCTGATTATTCTATTGAGGCTTTCATCTGCAACCATTCTGACGTTCGAGTCAGGGTCATCACAAAGCTGTAGCAAGGCCTCCATAGATTTAGACAAATGAAAggcaaaagttttgaatatttttcacaCTTGGAGAGCACATGGTGTCTGCAACAAAACTGCACAGATCCACTTTCTTCTTTCGgctgaaaaatatatagtttgatcaaaac
Proteins encoded in this window:
- the LOC124374373 gene encoding huntingtin-like, translated to MEALLQLCDDPDSNVRMVADESLNRIIRAMMDNNVVKVHMELHKEIKKNGNVRSLRAVSLKVCPACPHDPTTERQGLHPEPDTQFLWR